From a single Rutidosis leptorrhynchoides isolate AG116_Rl617_1_P2 chromosome 5, CSIRO_AGI_Rlap_v1, whole genome shotgun sequence genomic region:
- the LOC139849497 gene encoding F-box protein At2g35280-like, whose amino-acid sequence MDVRVKHANILEDVPQDMLVEILSRVGQKSSAQLFMVKLVCKAFRKLSNDALVYKRLSFDRWCISPWGNHKLADIFISSMYFGNPNAIFRNGLRAYFDSKYPDVGIHLLEKALNMQLKEACYVYGLVMFASHQIEKKDIGLQILNQTFPPVPNLVVEVRTMVFDLIRRCWVLFNHHPFDDVAMCCTIKVHNAYFPLDHGWKIILTKPECMSCFWSYELRVFAERFRFN is encoded by the coding sequence atggATGTTAGGGTTAAACATGCGAACATTCTAGAAGATGTTCCACAAGATATGCTTGTGGAAATcctgtctagagttggtcagaaatCATCCGCTCAATTGTTCATGGTGAAGTTGGTTTGCAAAGCATTTAGGAAGCTTTCCAATGatgctttggtttataaaaggctttcctttgataggtggtgtaTCTCACCTTGGGGAAACCATAAGTTGGCAGATATTTTCATTTCTTCTATGTATTTTGGAAACCCTAATGCGATTTTTCGCAATGGTCTGAGGGCTTATTTTGATTCTAAATACCCCGATGTAGGAATTCATTTATTAGAAAAAGCTTTGAATATGCAACTTAAAGAGGCATGTTATGTTTATGGTTTGGTCATGTTTGCCTCTCACCAAATAGAAAAGAAGGACATCGGATTACAAATTCTTAATCAAACATTTCCACCGGTGCCGAATTTGGTGGTTGAGGTGAGAACCATGGTTTTTGATTTGATACGACGCTGTTGGGTATTATTTAACCACCATCCTTTTGATGACGTCGCAATGTGCTGCACTATCAAGGTCCACAATGCTTATTTTCCACTTGACCATGGGTGGAAAATTATATTGACTAAACCAGAATGCATGTCTTGTTTTTGGTCCTATGAGTTGCGTGTTTTTGCTGAACGATTTAGGTTTAACTAG
- the LOC139849498 gene encoding putative F-box protein At1g67623, translating into MEEVTQANILETLPQDMLVKILSRVGQESSKQLFILKLVCKSFLNLSDDPLVCKRISLDRWDLVPWRKPKMDHIIERCYFFGNPNAIFCTGLINYFDKSYTELGLRLLEEAANNQIIEAVYVYGLIMFASHQIEEKHVGLQVLNKTFPPVPDLVVAVRTKVFHLLHELWLHNHRPFDDLATRCPISGHKGYFPHIRGSGFEMWIPECMSCFWAYELSVFAY; encoded by the coding sequence ATGGAAGAAGTAACTCAAGCGAACATACTCGAAACTCTTCCACAAGATATGCTTGTGAAAATTTTATCTCGAGTTGGTCAGGAATCATCCAAGCAGTTGTTCATACTCAAGTTGGTTTGCAAAAGctttttgaatctttctgatgatCCTTTGGTTTGTAAAAGGATATCCTTAGATAGGTGGGATCTCGTACCTTGGAGAAAACCTAAGATGGATCATATTATCGAACGTTGTTATTTTTTTGGAAACCCTAATGCGATTTTTTGCACGGGTTTgataaattattttgataaatcttACACCGAGTTAGGGCTTCGTCTTTTAGAAGAAGCTGCGAACAACCAAATTATAGAGgcagtttatgtttatggtttgatCATGTTTGCCTCTCACCAAATAGAAGAAAAGCATGTCGGATTAcaagttttgaataaaacattcccACCAGTGCCGGACTTGGTGGTTGCGGTGAGAACCAAGGTTTTTCATTTGTTGCATGAATTATGGTTACATAACCACCGTCCTTTTGATGACTTGGCAACGCGTTGCCCTATCTCTGGCCACAAAGGTTATTTTCCACACATCCGAGGGAGTGGGTTTGAAATGTGGATACCAGAATGCATGTCGTGTTTTTGGGCTTATGAGTTGAGTGTTTTTGCATACTGA